Below is a genomic region from Sphingopyxis terrae subsp. terrae NBRC 15098.
AAGATATCTTGTAGAATTTGGCGCCAATCGTTAGCGCTTGTTCCAGCGTGCGGCTAGCCATCATGGCGAAACCTAGTGTTCCATAACAGGTCAGGTGTTGGCGCATTCCCAAAATCACGCCGTTGGCAGGATCATCGTCTATCTCCAGCAAGTTTTGAATTGCTCGGAGTTCTTGCCAGACCTGAATTTCGCAATATGGGTCTTCAATATCATCCAGATCTAATTCCGTTCCTTTCAGGATTTCGAGGGCTGGAATGTCGTGTTCGCGCGCGAAATAAACAAGGAGTCTCAACGATGTAACTTGTCGAATATCTGAAAATTCTTTTTTGTATGAGATGTGGGTCATTTTCGCGTCACCAAAGTTGAGACCACTTGTCTCCGATTGGAGCGGCAATGACAAGACTTCACCTGACTTCGGATCGATGAACTGGGCCATAGGCGCTGACGGGGAACATTGAGATTGAAGACATTGAAGTGAATAGCGCCTAGTGATCTAGACGCCTTCATTGTTTGTTTTTTGCTGTCGTTCGAAGTTCACAGGTGACAACATGGGGTTTGTGGCGTGTGACGTGACCCCCTGATTTTCCTCCAACAGTGATTAGAGTCCGGTCTTGAAGGAAGGACGGACAGATGAAGCGTTTGAGGTTTTCGGAAGAGCAGATCATCGGGGTGTTGAAGGAAGCGGAGGCGGGCGCGAAGACCGGCGAGCTGGCGCGGCGACACGGGGTGTCGGAAGCAACGATCTACAACTGGAAGGCCAAGTATGGCGGCCTTGAGGTGTCGGAGGCGAAGCGGCTACGCTCGCTCGAGGACGAGAACGCGAAGCTGAAGCGGTTGCTTGCGGACTCGATGCTGGACAATGCGGCGCTGAAGGATCTTCTCACAAAAAAATGGTGACGCCCGCCGTTCAGCGGGAAGCGGTCGCCCATCTCCAGGCTTGCCATGGGATGAGCGAGCGGCGGGCGTGCCGTGTCACAGGCGCCGATCGGAAGAGCATGCGCTACCGGTCGCAGCGTGGCGACGATGCCGAGGTTCGGGAGAAGCTGCGCGAGTTGGCGCAGCAGCGTCGCCGGTTCGGTTATCGGCGCCTGCATATCCTGCTGCGCCGGGAGGGCGTGATGATCAACAGGAAGAAGACCCAGCGCCTGTATCGAGAGGAGGGGCTGATGGTCCGACGAAGACGCAACCGGCGCCGGGCGATCGGTGCGCGGGCGCCCGCACCGGTGCTCGCGCTGCCGAACCAGCGGTGGAGCCTCGACTTTGTGCATGATCAGATGGCGTCAGGTCGGCGGTTCCGGGTGCTCAACATCGTGGACGATGTCACGCGGGAGTGCCTGCGCGCGGTGCCCGACACGTCGATCTCCGGGCGCCGGGTCGTGCGCGAGCTCAGCGATCTGATCGAGGAGCGCGGCAGACCGGGGATGATCGTCAGCGACAATGGGACCGAGCTGACATCGAACGCGGTGCTCGCATGGTGCGGTGAGGTCGGGGTCGAGTGGCATTATATCGCGCCGGGCAAGCCGATGCAGAACGGCTATGTCGAGAGCTTCAATGGCCGGATGCGCGATGAGCTTCTGAACGAGACGCTGTTCCTCGACCTCGATCATGCCCGCACAGTGATCGCGGCCTGGGCCGAAGATTACAACCAGGCGCGGCCACACTCGGCCCTTGGATATGAGACACCGGCGGCGTTCGCCGCCGAACTGCATAAGCAATGGCCTGTGCAGCTACGCCCTTCGGGCTCCGCTGCACAGGCCATTGCTTACACTGCGCTCATGCGCAACAAAGCTGCTGGGCTCTAATCCCCGCTGGTGGAAACCAGGGGGTCACGTCACGTGCTTTCGCACGGGGTTATAGAATTTCGATGTAGTCGAACTCATCCTGCCGAGCTTCTGCGCGGGTTTTTTATGTCCGCCTTCGGATCCGTTCGCGTTTGAGCAGGTTAAGGAAGCTCTCAGCGAACGCATTATCATGGCAGTTCCCGCGCCTGCCCATTGAGTGCTTGAGATTGTGGGCATGGAGGAGCCAGGTTCATTCGCGGGAGATAAACTGTGAGCCCTGATGGAGTGGATCAGAACTACGTTCTTCGGCTTTCTGCGCCACACCGCTATCAGCAGTGCCTGGCAGACCAGATCAGCGGTCTGCCGACTTTGTATCTGCCAACCAACCACCGCCGTGAATAGAGATCGATCACCACTGAGAGGTAAGCGAAGCCCTCATGCGTTCTGATGAAGGTGGTGTCTGTTACCCATGCTGCGTCGGACGCTGACACTGCAAACTGGCGATCCAACGTATTGTCGATCACAACTGATGGCGTGCCACAATAGCTGTCTGGACGCCGCTTATAGCCAACTTGAGCTTTGATCCCGGCTTGCCATGCAAGGCGAGCCACACGGTTGGGACAGCTCTGCTCACCCTGATCAAGCAGAACATCATGCAGATGCGGTTGCCGTACACCCTGCCACTCTTCCCGTGCCTCGTGGATGAGCTTGGTCTGTCGGGCATCTTCCTGCGCCCTCTGAATCAACTTATGAGACCTGACCCTGGCTGGGAAGTGTCTCGGGATCGACGCTGGAGCCAGACATGCAACGGTTCCTAACAACGAATCACTTCGCAGGCAGCGACCGCGAGCAGTTGAATTGGCTGATGGGCTTCTCGCGCCTGAACATGAGGCCTGTAGCAGCCCGCAATAGCCGAGGTTCTTGTCTGAATTTTCCAATCCAAGGGAGATCCCGGCCGCGCACGAAGTTGAATGAATCTGTCAAAAAACTGACTTCAATGGCAATAGAATAGGTTCGTCGACCCGTTAACTTCTGGTGCTCAAACTGATTTCTGAGGGCATTGAATCATGACTGAGCAAGCTGGCTACTATGGTAAGAGGCGCAAATGGCATAGCTGGGGATACGAAGACGAGGTCATTTCCCAGGCTGAGGTCAAGGAAATGGCCGTTCGCGTTGGCAAACGCCTGGGCATTGATGAGCCGGTGGTCTTGTCTGATCCAACGCTCGAGGAAATCGAGTTGAGGGAATCGCGGATCTCCATCCCTGCTTCCTTGTCGTCTTTTTGTAATTCAGACAAATGGGATCGCGTTTCTCATTCCTACGGCAAGAGCTTCAAGGACCTGACGCGCATTTTTCGGCGAGATTTTACCAATCCGCCTGATGTGGATGCCTCGATCATGCCTTCTATTGTATCGGGAAACACAAATGCGCCTACCATCATGATCGGCGAAAAAGGGGCGCAAATGATACTCGATGAAGCCGAATCTTACACCTAGCGCAATCGATCAACCAGGCGTCCATCCAGAATTGATGCAAGCTGAAGGAACGCCCCGGTGTGCAATGCGCGCCGCAGATCAGGCTTGAGGACAATGTGCAGACGCCGGGTGTGGAGTTGAACGCTGGAAGGTCGTGATCGTGTGGGCGCAATCACAGACACCAGGTTAGCGTATTAGTCTTGTGCCGATTTGAGCAAAAGTTGCAGCGAAGGATTAGAAAGGTTGGGATCGTGGATAGGGCAAGAGCTATTGCAAAACTTACGGCACCCGGAAGAAAGTATGAACTGCAAAATGTCTGTGTGAATGGAAACGAGGTAAAGTGGTTCGTAAACGCACCCACCTCGCTCAGACAGCTGATTAGCGAAGCGCGCTGCGAGAAGACATTTTTTGTCTATAATGATGAGCGCTACACGTTTGAGGAATTCTATCAGCGTGCGTCAAATCTGGGCAGACGCCTGATCGATGACTATGGAGTCAAACCTGGCGACCGGGTCGCAATTGGCCTTCGCAACTACCCTGAATGGGCGCTCGCATTTGCGGCGATAACTTCTATCGGAGGGATCGTCGCGGGGCTCAATGCATGGTGGGAATCGGACGAGCTTGAGTATGGCATTAGGCATATCGGGGCAAAGGTGGCCATAGTCGACCAGGAACGGCTTGACAGAGTCAAACTCCAAAGTGGTCTTGATTTTCTGACTCTTATTTCGGTCCGTTCAGAGCCATGTGACCGTGCCACACCCATCGATCAGCTTCTGCGTCAGCACGGCGAGCTTCCCGATATCCAAATCGAACCCGATGATGATGCGGTCATCTTGTTTACATCGGGATCGACTGGCCACCCCAAAGGGTCCGTCTCGACGCACCGCAACATCATTGCGGCGCTCTTGTCCTGGGAGCTTGATCTGGCAGTTTTGGCAACAATCCACGGTGGCGCGCCCAAAGGGCAATCGAAGCCGCATTATCCGGACGCAGCCTTGCTTGGCATGCCGCTTTTTCACGTCAACGGACTTCTTGCTGTATTGCTGACCAGTTTCCGCAGAAAGCGGAAGACTGTTGCGATGTACAAATGGGACCCGAATGTCGCTGTCGAGTTGGTTGAGGCAGAAAAAATTGTCAGCTTTGTTGGAACGCCCGCAATGACGGGAGACATTATGCTGGCGGCGCAAAAGCAGGATAAAGATGTGAGCAGCTTGCTCGCCGTGGGTGGCGGCGGATCGGCGCGCGCTGAATCTCAAGTGAAGGGCATTGACGAGACATTCAAGAATGCAAAGCCGTACACCGGATGGGGGATGACTGAAACCAACTCGATCGGCACGTCGATCGGTGGCGAAGAATATCTAATGCGACCATCCAGTTCGGGCAGGGTGAGCGCGGTTCTTGAGCTCGGAATTGTTGACAGCGACGATAACTTTGTAAAGGCCGGAGAGCGCGGAGAATTGCTTGTTCGAGGAACCTCGGTGATTCACAAATATTGGGACCGACCAGATTCGAGCGGCGATTTTCTGGAAGGTGGTTGGTTCAGGACGGGAGATATCGCTTATCTCGACGAAGATGGATATCTCTACATCGTAGATCGGTTGAAACAGATCATCATTCGGGGTGGTGAAAATATCGGTTGCGCCGAGGTGGAATCGGCAATGTTAAACGATCCGGCAATTATTGAGGTCAGCGTTTACGGCGTAGCCGACCAAAGGCTGGGCGAGGATGTTGCGGCGACAATATATGTTGATCGGGAAGTAGACGTCGACGCCATAAGATCAAATCTGAAGCTCAAGATTGCCGGTTTCAAAATCCCAAAGCACATCCGGGTCACAACCG
It encodes:
- a CDS encoding IS3-like element ISSpma3 family transposase (programmed frameshift) translates to MKRLRFSEEQIIGVLKEAEAGAKTGELARRHGVSEATIYNWKAKYGGLEVSEAKRLRSLEDENAKLKRLLADSMLDNAALKDLLNKKMVTPAVQREAVAHLQACHGMSERRACRVTGADRKSMRYRSQRGDDAEVREKLRELAQQRRRFGYRRLHILLRREGVMINRKKTQRLYREEGLMVRRRRNRRRAIGARAPAPVLALPNQRWSLDFVHDQMASGRRFRVLNIVDDVTRECLRAVPDTSISGRRVVRELSDLIEERGRPGMIVSDNGTELTSNAVLAWCGEVGVEWHYIAPGKPMQNGYVESFNGRMRDELLNETLFLDLDHARTVIAAWAEDYNQARPHSALGYETPAAFAAELHKQWPVQLRPSGSAAQAIAYTALMRNKAAGL
- a CDS encoding class I adenylate-forming enzyme family protein; protein product: MDRARAIAKLTAPGRKYELQNVCVNGNEVKWFVNAPTSLRQLISEARCEKTFFVYNDERYTFEEFYQRASNLGRRLIDDYGVKPGDRVAIGLRNYPEWALAFAAITSIGGIVAGLNAWWESDELEYGIRHIGAKVAIVDQERLDRVKLQSGLDFLTLISVRSEPCDRATPIDQLLRQHGELPDIQIEPDDDAVILFTSGSTGHPKGSVSTHRNIIAALLSWELDLAVLATIHGGAPKGQSKPHYPDAALLGMPLFHVNGLLAVLLTSFRRKRKTVAMYKWDPNVAVELVEAEKIVSFVGTPAMTGDIMLAAQKQDKDVSSLLAVGGGGSARAESQVKGIDETFKNAKPYTGWGMTETNSIGTSIGGEEYLMRPSSSGRVSAVLELGIVDSDDNFVKAGERGELLVRGTSVIHKYWDRPDSSGDFLEGGWFRTGDIAYLDEDGYLYIVDRLKQIIIRGGENIGCAEVESAMLNDPAIIEVSVYGVADQRLGEDVAATIYVDREVDVDAIRSNLKLKIAGFKIPKHIRVTTEPLVRIASGKIDKKTIQKDHQKLLDLE